A genomic segment from Kyrpidia tusciae DSM 2912 encodes:
- the murD gene encoding UDP-N-acetylmuramoyl-L-alanine--D-glutamate ligase, translating into MVNEWAGARVLVVGLARSGAAVARLLLRHGAQVTITDRRRAEELGKEANELARMGARLVVGGHPESLFDQPWDEVVKNPGVPYSAHPVAEAIRRGIPVVTELEVAWRIRPENWLGITGTNGKTTTTSWVGHMLEVAGVPHRVAGNIGVPLCDVVEAIDSEEWLVAELSSFQLQGTLRFRPHIGAILNIYPAHLDYHGGLEAYAAAKKNMFVNQGPEDYAVLNGGRKDEHQLMAGVRARPARFGGPRRPGVPGMAVEGDRVLWWDGFRAEPVCAVGDVALPGEHNLENFLAAGTLAVLAGASLSAVATSGRTFRGVEHRMEFVRQWQGVTFYNDSKATNPEAAFRALGAFPKNVIWIAGGLDRGDDYRRLLPLLQEGRVKTVLTMGQSGPRIAALAQEVGIPVRRVADVEEAVRIAVSLARGGDVVLLSPGAASWDQYRSFEERGRMFKEAVNKL; encoded by the coding sequence GTGGTCAATGAGTGGGCCGGGGCACGGGTGTTGGTGGTTGGTTTGGCGCGAAGCGGGGCGGCGGTGGCCCGCCTCCTCCTTCGGCACGGCGCACAGGTCACGATTACGGACCGACGGCGGGCGGAGGAGTTGGGGAAAGAGGCAAACGAGCTGGCGCGGATGGGGGCTCGGTTGGTGGTGGGGGGTCATCCGGAGAGCCTCTTTGATCAACCATGGGACGAGGTGGTGAAAAATCCGGGTGTTCCCTACAGTGCCCATCCGGTGGCCGAGGCGATCCGCCGGGGCATCCCGGTGGTGACAGAACTGGAAGTGGCTTGGCGCATTCGTCCAGAGAATTGGCTGGGGATTACGGGCACCAACGGGAAGACCACCACCACTTCTTGGGTCGGTCACATGTTGGAGGTGGCCGGAGTGCCCCACCGGGTGGCCGGGAATATCGGTGTGCCGCTGTGCGATGTGGTGGAGGCCATCGATTCGGAAGAATGGCTTGTGGCGGAGTTGTCCAGTTTCCAGTTGCAGGGAACCCTTCGGTTTCGCCCGCACATCGGTGCGATTCTCAACATCTATCCCGCTCACCTGGATTATCATGGCGGTCTCGAAGCCTACGCCGCAGCCAAAAAGAACATGTTTGTCAACCAGGGACCGGAGGATTACGCGGTCCTGAACGGTGGCCGGAAGGACGAGCACCAATTGATGGCGGGCGTTCGGGCCCGGCCCGCCCGGTTTGGCGGGCCGCGGCGGCCGGGAGTTCCGGGCATGGCGGTGGAGGGCGACCGCGTCCTCTGGTGGGACGGCTTTCGGGCGGAACCGGTCTGCGCCGTGGGCGACGTGGCGCTTCCCGGAGAACACAATTTGGAGAACTTCTTGGCCGCGGGGACCTTGGCCGTGTTGGCCGGCGCCTCGTTGTCGGCGGTGGCCACCTCGGGTCGTACATTTCGCGGCGTCGAACACCGGATGGAGTTCGTGCGCCAATGGCAAGGAGTGACCTTTTACAACGATTCGAAGGCGACGAACCCCGAGGCGGCATTCCGGGCACTCGGAGCCTTTCCGAAGAATGTGATCTGGATTGCCGGGGGGCTGGATCGTGGAGACGATTATCGCCGACTCCTGCCCCTGCTTCAAGAGGGCAGGGTAAAAACGGTGCTGACGATGGGGCAATCGGGGCCGCGGATCGCCGCCTTGGCGCAGGAGGTGGGCATACCCGTCCGCAGGGTTGCGGATGTCGAAGAAGCGGTGCGGATAGCGGTCTCTTTGGCCCGGGGAGGGGATGTGGTGCTGCTTTCCCCGGGGGCGGCCAGTTGGGACCAGTATCGCTCTTTTGAAGAGCGGGGCCGCATGTTCAAAGAGGCGGT